A genomic region of Capnocytophaga canimorsus contains the following coding sequences:
- a CDS encoding four helix bundle protein, with protein sequence MATIKRFEDLEIWQLARILSNDIYQIIENSALKSNFRLSNQIDGASGSIMDNIAEGFERNGNKEFIQFLSIAKASCGETRSQLYRILDRGFISEEEFIKLKNQTEILSKKINTFINYLINSNLKGIKYK encoded by the coding sequence ATGGCTACGATAAAAAGATTTGAAGATTTAGAAATTTGGCAATTGGCAAGAATACTTAGCAATGATATTTATCAAATCATCGAAAATTCAGCACTTAAAAGCAATTTTCGTTTAAGTAATCAAATTGATGGTGCATCGGGCTCAATAATGGATAATATCGCAGAAGGCTTTGAACGTAACGGGAATAAGGAATTTATACAATTTTTATCAATAGCGAAGGCTTCTTGTGGAGAGACAAGGTCGCAATTGTATCGAATTTTGGATAGAGGATTCATTTCTGAAGAAGAATTTATCAAACTAAAAAATCAAACTGAAATTTTAAGCAAGAAAATAAATACATTTATCAATTATTTAATTAACAGCAATTTAAAAGGCATAAAATATAAGTGA
- a CDS encoding HesB/IscA family protein, with amino-acid sequence MIQVSEQAKKKLISLMEDDNFDPTTDFVRVGVKSGGCSGLSYELKFDKTTDADDKIFENNGIRIAVNKKSFLYLVGTTLEYSGGLNGKGFVFNNPNANRTCGCGESFSL; translated from the coding sequence ATGATTCAAGTATCTGAACAAGCAAAAAAGAAACTAATTTCCTTGATGGAAGATGATAATTTCGACCCTACAACCGATTTTGTACGTGTGGGCGTAAAAAGCGGTGGTTGTAGCGGACTTTCCTACGAACTCAAATTCGACAAAACTACTGACGCCGACGATAAAATATTTGAAAACAACGGAATACGCATTGCTGTAAACAAAAAAAGTTTTCTCTATTTGGTAGGTACAACCCTTGAATATTCAGGCGGACTTAACGGAAAAGGCTTTGTATTCAACAATCCCAATGCTAACAGAACTTGTGGCTGCGGAGAAAGTTTTTCGTTGTAA
- the rocD gene encoding ornithine--oxo-acid transaminase yields the protein METVKLSSEQAIALEDKYGAHNYHPLPVVLDRGEGVYVWDLEGKKYFDFLSAYSAVNQGHSHPKIVKALTQQAQVLSLTSRAFYNSKLGIYEEKITKLLGFDKVLPMNSGAEAVETAIKLARKWSYEVKGIKGHQAKIVVCENNFHGRTTTIVSFSNDPDAHTNYGPFTPGFIRIPYNDVDALEKVLIEDAQNIAAFLVEPIQGEAGVYVPDEGFLKKSFDLCKQHNVLFIADEVQTGIARTGKLIACHHENVQPDILILGKALSGGMYPVSAVLANDAIMNVIHPGQHGSTFGGNPLACAVACAALDVVQEEHLAENAEKMGEIFRREIQKIINQTDLIYQVRGKGLLNAILVNDTQDSPTAWNLCLAFKENGLLAKPTHGNIIRLAPPLVINEEQLREAIAIIKKVILNFEK from the coding sequence ATGGAAACAGTAAAACTTTCATCAGAACAAGCCATTGCTCTTGAAGATAAATACGGAGCCCATAATTATCATCCACTACCCGTGGTTTTAGACCGAGGAGAAGGAGTATATGTTTGGGATTTGGAAGGTAAAAAATATTTCGACTTTTTGTCAGCTTATTCAGCCGTTAATCAAGGACATTCACATCCTAAAATTGTCAAAGCGCTTACCCAACAAGCCCAAGTACTTTCTTTAACTTCTCGTGCTTTTTACAATTCAAAATTAGGTATTTACGAAGAAAAAATCACCAAACTTTTAGGCTTTGATAAAGTACTACCGATGAATTCGGGGGCTGAGGCGGTAGAAACCGCTATTAAATTGGCACGTAAATGGTCGTACGAAGTAAAAGGCATTAAAGGACATCAAGCAAAAATTGTAGTTTGTGAAAACAACTTCCACGGACGTACCACCACTATCGTTTCCTTCTCCAACGACCCCGATGCACATACTAATTATGGTCCCTTTACTCCTGGTTTTATACGTATTCCTTACAACGATGTAGATGCTTTGGAAAAGGTACTTATAGAAGATGCTCAAAATATTGCTGCTTTTTTAGTAGAACCCATACAAGGAGAAGCTGGAGTCTATGTACCTGATGAAGGTTTCTTGAAAAAGAGCTTTGATTTGTGTAAGCAACATAATGTACTATTCATTGCTGACGAGGTACAAACGGGTATTGCCCGAACAGGAAAACTCATAGCTTGTCATCACGAAAACGTACAACCAGATATTCTTATTTTAGGAAAAGCCCTATCAGGTGGAATGTATCCGGTATCGGCTGTATTAGCCAATGATGCAATAATGAACGTAATCCACCCCGGACAGCACGGTTCTACCTTTGGAGGAAATCCGCTAGCTTGTGCTGTAGCTTGTGCCGCCTTAGATGTAGTTCAAGAGGAACATCTTGCCGAAAATGCCGAAAAAATGGGAGAAATCTTCCGAAGAGAAATACAAAAAATCATCAATCAAACTGACCTGATTTATCAAGTAAGAGGAAAAGGATTGCTCAATGCCATTTTGGTTAATGACACACAAGATAGCCCAACAGCTTGGAACTTATGCTTGGCTTTCAAAGAAAACGGATTACTTGCCAAACCCACTCACGGAAACATTATCCGATTAGCTCCTCCTTTGGTTATCAACGAAGAACAACTTAGAGAAGCTATTGCTATCATTAAAAAAGTGATTCTAAATTTTGAAAAATAA
- a CDS encoding SusD/RagB family nutrient-binding outer membrane lipoprotein encodes MKYTFFGVLMLGMLSGCLKDYQELNTDPELLGNTDPRNVFTGATENFNNRSRQHLMGKYQGVMQAMQYIVFYEGPQSGVYYDGTATGRPSYYVPYYQDYFHQIGLRLRYLTETVIPSNKDKDRFQHLAAIANILETYQAWLMYDVYGAAPYTEAFKLATEGISKPRYDLYQQDLNGTPLYKVFDKKVKDNVAILQSPSVTNQFELGRNDYFYQGNISNWIKFGNTLRIKMAQRLEKADNAFYTATIADALNSGGIISSNAESCVYNHPNEHNDNTDDMQILTYQYCASRSFVNFLKTYDDPRLPLLVRRNGFGKGNNNKGNDKIAEDLKKYFPDYASKPKFQKISERYFGMSANPDSTSTDWSRNSYYTFEYIPEGKTATETFTVRHNSQIESRFFVKNGGKVGNQVTARDKEDDAYDVAQTSISLFTPLITYPEVCLMMAEIAHKGGGSIGGKTDLDWFKDGIRASMQQYQSWAVKMAVPSAMNSNSDNFNPITDSKIDAYLAKPEFQSVSLEKIISQQWVNLFMRPEEMWATWKRTGLPNFKDDPVPDNGVAYFESLTKAGSPLQIIRRAVLPVPNAENISNYEAAIENLKKDPDYGALVNHTEGRIWWDKK; translated from the coding sequence ATGAAATATACATTTTTTGGGGTATTAATGCTCGGAATGCTTTCAGGTTGTTTGAAAGATTATCAAGAATTAAATACTGACCCTGAGTTGCTTGGAAATACCGACCCTCGTAATGTTTTTACTGGGGCAACAGAGAATTTTAATAATCGTAGTCGGCAACATTTGATGGGTAAATACCAAGGAGTTATGCAGGCTATGCAGTATATAGTCTTTTATGAAGGTCCTCAATCAGGAGTATATTATGACGGGACAGCAACAGGTCGCCCTTCTTACTATGTGCCTTATTATCAAGATTATTTTCATCAAATAGGACTTCGTTTGCGTTACTTGACAGAGACCGTAATCCCTTCTAATAAGGATAAAGATCGTTTTCAACATTTAGCTGCCATAGCTAATATTTTAGAAACGTATCAAGCGTGGCTTATGTACGATGTTTATGGAGCGGCTCCTTATACCGAAGCTTTTAAGTTAGCTACTGAAGGCATTTCAAAACCTCGTTATGATTTATATCAACAAGATTTGAACGGCACTCCCTTGTATAAAGTGTTTGATAAAAAAGTTAAGGATAATGTTGCTATATTACAATCGCCTTCTGTAACTAATCAGTTTGAATTGGGAAGAAATGATTATTTTTACCAAGGAAACATATCAAACTGGATTAAGTTTGGTAATACTTTGCGTATAAAAATGGCTCAACGTCTTGAAAAAGCAGATAATGCTTTTTATACAGCTACTATAGCCGATGCTCTAAATTCAGGAGGTATTATTTCTAGTAATGCAGAGTCTTGTGTATATAATCATCCGAATGAACATAATGATAATACGGATGATATGCAAATTTTGACCTATCAGTATTGCGCTTCTCGATCATTTGTTAATTTCTTAAAAACTTATGATGATCCTCGTTTGCCTTTGTTGGTTCGTAGAAATGGTTTTGGTAAAGGGAATAACAATAAAGGAAATGATAAGATAGCAGAGGATTTGAAAAAATATTTCCCTGACTATGCTTCTAAACCGAAATTTCAAAAAATTTCAGAACGTTACTTTGGAATGTCTGCCAATCCTGATAGTACTAGTACCGATTGGTCAAGAAACTCTTATTATACCTTTGAGTATATTCCTGAAGGGAAAACAGCAACTGAAACGTTTACTGTACGCCATAATAGCCAAATAGAGAGTCGTTTCTTTGTTAAAAACGGAGGTAAGGTAGGTAATCAAGTAACTGCGCGTGATAAGGAAGATGATGCTTATGATGTAGCACAGACAAGTATAAGTCTCTTTACACCACTTATCACCTATCCTGAAGTATGCTTAATGATGGCTGAAATAGCTCATAAAGGAGGAGGAAGCATAGGAGGTAAAACCGATTTGGATTGGTTTAAAGATGGTATCAGAGCCTCTATGCAACAATATCAATCTTGGGCTGTGAAAATGGCAGTACCTTCAGCAATGAATTCAAACAGTGATAACTTTAACCCTATTACGGATAGTAAAATAGACGCATATTTAGCGAAGCCTGAATTTCAGAGTGTTAGCTTAGAGAAAATTATTTCTCAACAATGGGTGAATTTGTTTATGCGTCCTGAAGAGATGTGGGCTACTTGGAAAAGAACAGGTTTGCCTAATTTTAAAGATGATCCAGTTCCTGACAACGGTGTAGCTTATTTTGAATCACTAACCAAAGCAGGTTCTCCTTTGCAAATAATCCGAAGAGCGGTTTTACCGGTTCCAAACGCCGAAAATATCAGTAATTATGAAGCTGCTATTGAAAATCTGAAAAAAGATCCAGATTATGGAGCTTTGGTAAATCATACAGAAGGAAGAATATGGTGGGATAAAAAATAA
- a CDS encoding SusC/RagA family TonB-linked outer membrane protein — translation MKRKLLVALMLVMGVFMQSVLAQVRMVSGQVTDESGMPLPGVSVVVKNTSKGVSTDFDGKYSLQANQGDVLEFSYIGFATQTKKVTGSKMDVVLKEETEQLGEVVVTALGVNKQARSVGYATTKVDVAEIGRLNVVNPVNALQGKVAGVAINTVGSSGVTSSSGITIRGAKSIDKNNSPIFVIDGMIIQEAVTGALSGTDWGSQLKNLNPADYESITVLKGAAATALYGSRGANGAIVIVSKGGKFGKQGLGIEMSHSVEMGDIYKSPIALQNVYGAGYPHNGYEGGFLGDGSLTRVALSFGPKMEGQLVNQYMPHGKATPFVPHPNNWRALYQSPINIQHNIAINGGGETSSFRLSYSYADNNGVFARNNFNRNTLAFKGLMKLNNVFSVEAGVNYAFSSAQNGGNQGAWNYGGNLPMMSTYYTPRNFDMATYQAIYRDPVTHAVETNSPWGTLRGYLHDRDLNLRKRYENSLLTNLTLRAEIAPWLTASVKGNYNYYGISTLDKTYGTGVDYGPTRTGSYSRGGNNSGSYNILGMLQSNDNKFNIAGEEFTFDAIVAAELYGNLESHSWSKSTKGGLVVPGVFAFSNSAETIIPNFTYTPRNNQTFGLSGILNFGWRDQLFLEITGRNDWLSTLTYPTYMNLGKNNYSVFYPSVNASYVFTESFNMPEWFSFGKIRASIAEVGLGTSAYATTRGFGVFSQSSQFDPNRNSVLVANPNLGTAWNADLKPEIQRSIEVGTDLRFFNERLNLDFTYYKTNTRNQILSIGAVAEAGATSQLINAGNIQNQGIEVQLEGTPIRTKDFRWTLGANFTKNKGKVVKLHDNVKEWKLLDGYDAGPEIWAYEGGDYGVITTIYNSASGSAIYRFNNPDNANDPRNGKPVITYIGRYGSPNPVYAYGYVTNQDKGKPERVVLGKVEADFYLSLNTSFSYKNFDFYALVDGRFGGNFFSHTHKYATGRGSAESTLRGRDREFGGIPRKNYKGETVYDAIMLDAVFDEGAKVPSASDPSKQIEVGGKTYAEALEAGIMPMMATSYYMFNYGWGGPNELNIQDNTWLMLREITLGYRLPEDICKKFGANYLRLGVTARNLGYLMNKLTDGLNPESVSSNNPLTPMDIGGAPFHRTYSFNLTLRF, via the coding sequence ATGAAAAGAAAATTATTAGTTGCACTTATGCTTGTTATGGGAGTGTTTATGCAGTCCGTTTTAGCACAAGTGCGTATGGTAAGTGGTCAGGTAACCGATGAGTCGGGGATGCCGCTTCCAGGAGTGAGTGTGGTGGTTAAAAATACCTCAAAGGGAGTTTCCACTGATTTTGATGGGAAATATTCCCTGCAAGCCAACCAAGGAGATGTACTTGAATTCTCATATATTGGCTTTGCTACCCAAACTAAAAAAGTTACAGGGTCAAAAATGGATGTTGTTTTAAAGGAAGAAACTGAGCAACTTGGCGAGGTTGTGGTTACGGCTTTAGGGGTTAACAAACAAGCTCGTTCGGTGGGGTACGCAACTACCAAAGTAGATGTTGCTGAGATTGGGCGTTTGAATGTGGTAAACCCTGTTAATGCTTTACAAGGTAAAGTGGCTGGGGTTGCTATCAATACGGTAGGGTCTTCAGGGGTAACTTCAAGTTCTGGAATTACCATTCGTGGTGCCAAGTCTATTGATAAAAACAACTCTCCGATTTTCGTCATAGATGGGATGATTATCCAAGAGGCGGTTACTGGAGCGCTTTCAGGAACAGACTGGGGGTCTCAGCTTAAAAACTTAAACCCTGCAGACTATGAGAGCATAACGGTATTGAAAGGTGCTGCTGCCACAGCTTTGTATGGTTCTCGTGGAGCTAATGGTGCTATTGTAATTGTTTCAAAAGGAGGTAAATTTGGTAAACAAGGGCTTGGGATAGAGATGTCTCATTCTGTTGAAATGGGGGATATTTATAAATCTCCTATCGCACTTCAGAACGTTTATGGAGCAGGATATCCTCATAATGGATATGAAGGAGGTTTTTTAGGTGATGGTTCTTTGACCCGAGTTGCTCTTAGTTTTGGTCCAAAAATGGAAGGGCAGCTAGTAAACCAATATATGCCTCACGGTAAAGCTACTCCTTTTGTTCCACACCCTAATAACTGGAGGGCATTGTACCAAAGTCCTATAAACATACAACATAATATTGCTATAAATGGAGGTGGAGAAACTTCTTCTTTTCGTTTGTCATATTCTTATGCCGATAATAATGGTGTATTTGCACGAAATAACTTTAATAGGAATACACTAGCCTTCAAAGGTTTGATGAAGCTTAACAATGTTTTCTCTGTTGAAGCTGGTGTTAACTATGCCTTTTCAAGTGCTCAAAACGGAGGTAATCAAGGGGCTTGGAACTATGGTGGTAATTTACCAATGATGAGTACTTACTATACTCCTCGTAACTTTGATATGGCAACTTATCAAGCAATTTATCGTGACCCAGTTACTCATGCCGTTGAGACTAATTCACCTTGGGGTACCCTAAGAGGGTATTTACACGATAGAGATTTAAATCTTAGAAAAAGATATGAAAATTCATTGTTAACTAACTTGACTCTTCGAGCAGAAATAGCTCCTTGGCTCACGGCAAGTGTTAAAGGGAATTATAACTACTATGGCATATCAACCTTAGATAAAACCTACGGAACAGGGGTTGATTATGGTCCTACTCGTACAGGTAGTTATAGCAGAGGTGGGAATAACTCTGGGTCATATAACATATTAGGGATGCTTCAATCCAATGACAATAAGTTTAACATAGCAGGGGAGGAATTTACTTTTGATGCTATTGTAGCTGCTGAGTTGTATGGGAACTTAGAGTCACATTCTTGGAGTAAATCTACCAAAGGAGGATTGGTGGTCCCTGGTGTATTCGCATTTTCTAACTCTGCTGAAACCATAATTCCTAATTTTACATATACCCCAAGAAATAACCAAACTTTCGGACTTTCTGGAATATTAAATTTCGGATGGAGAGATCAGTTGTTTTTGGAAATCACAGGTAGAAACGATTGGCTATCTACCCTCACGTATCCTACATATATGAATTTGGGTAAAAATAACTATTCCGTATTCTATCCTTCTGTAAATGCTTCGTATGTATTTACTGAGTCGTTCAATATGCCTGAATGGTTTTCTTTTGGAAAAATTCGTGCTTCAATAGCAGAAGTAGGTTTAGGAACTAGTGCTTATGCTACTACACGTGGTTTTGGAGTTTTCTCACAATCCTCTCAATTTGACCCCAATCGAAATAGTGTTTTGGTGGCTAATCCGAACTTAGGTACAGCTTGGAATGCTGATTTGAAACCTGAAATTCAACGCTCTATTGAGGTAGGTACAGACTTGCGTTTCTTTAATGAACGTTTGAACTTAGATTTTACTTATTATAAGACCAATACTAGAAATCAAATCCTTTCTATTGGAGCTGTAGCTGAAGCAGGAGCAACAAGCCAGCTTATTAATGCAGGTAATATTCAAAATCAAGGTATTGAGGTTCAGTTGGAAGGAACACCAATCCGCACTAAAGATTTTCGTTGGACATTAGGGGCTAACTTTACTAAAAACAAGGGTAAGGTAGTGAAACTACACGATAATGTGAAAGAATGGAAATTGCTCGACGGGTATGATGCTGGTCCTGAAATCTGGGCTTACGAAGGAGGTGATTATGGAGTGATTACTACTATTTATAACTCAGCTAGTGGCTCAGCTATATACAGATTCAATAACCCTGATAATGCGAATGATCCAAGGAATGGTAAACCTGTAATTACTTATATAGGGCGTTATGGTAGTCCTAATCCAGTATATGCTTATGGCTATGTAACAAATCAAGATAAGGGTAAACCAGAAAGGGTAGTTTTAGGAAAGGTTGAGGCTGATTTTTACCTAAGTTTAAATACTTCTTTCTCTTACAAAAATTTTGATTTTTATGCTCTAGTAGATGGACGTTTTGGGGGTAATTTTTTCTCACATACTCATAAGTATGCAACAGGAAGAGGATCAGCGGAGTCTACTTTAAGAGGAAGAGATCGTGAGTTTGGTGGTATTCCTCGAAAAAATTATAAAGGAGAAACTGTATATGATGCTATTATGTTAGATGCTGTTTTTGATGAAGGTGCTAAAGTGCCTTCGGCAAGTGATCCTTCAAAACAAATAGAGGTCGGTGGTAAAACTTATGCAGAAGCTTTAGAGGCAGGTATTATGCCAATGATGGCCACTTCTTATTATATGTTCAACTATGGCTGGGGAGGACCTAATGAGTTGAATATTCAAGATAATACTTGGTTGATGTTAAGAGAAATTACATTGGGGTATCGTCTTCCTGAAGATATCTGTAAAAAATTTGGAGCAAATTATCTTCGTTTAGGGGTAACTGCTCGAAATTTAGGCTACTTAATGAATAAGTTAACTGACGGATTAAATCCAGAATCTGTTTCAAGTAATAATCCATTGACTCCAATGGATATCGGGGGAGCTCCATTCCACAGAACTTATTCTTTTAATTTAACTTTACGTTTCTAA
- a CDS encoding THUMP domain-containing class I SAM-dependent RNA methyltransferase, translated as MKQNFSMVAKTFFGFEDVLATELKKIGAVNVQKGVRSVSFEGDKGFMYKANLSLRTALKILKPITQFKIRNEHDYYRKIYDFHWYSFLEVNQTFAITATLQTELFNHSQYVALRAKDAIVDKFRAQQGRRPSVDVLHPDLQIHIHIQKNDVIISLDSSGESLHHRGYRSATNIAPINEVLAAGMLMMSGWEGQCDFLDPMCGSGTLLIEAAMIACNIPANIHRKEFAFEKWKDFDADLFDTIFESCLKKTKEFHYQILGYDKAPSAVVKAKDNLKNASLSDYIEVVQKNFFETQKQDKQRKLHMVFNPPYGERLQVDIPKFYETLGNTLKNGYPNTDAWFITSNLEAIKYVGLRPSRKIKLFNGKLESRFLNYKMYEGAKNKNRF; from the coding sequence ATGAAGCAGAATTTTTCTATGGTTGCAAAAACATTTTTCGGTTTTGAAGATGTTTTGGCTACAGAACTCAAAAAAATAGGAGCGGTAAATGTGCAAAAAGGTGTACGCAGTGTGTCGTTTGAAGGTGATAAAGGCTTTATGTATAAAGCCAATTTGTCTTTACGTACCGCTTTAAAAATATTGAAGCCAATAACTCAGTTTAAAATTCGAAATGAACACGATTACTACCGAAAAATATATGATTTTCATTGGTATTCTTTCTTAGAAGTGAATCAAACCTTTGCCATTACAGCTACACTACAGACGGAGCTTTTTAATCATTCGCAATATGTTGCACTTCGGGCTAAGGATGCTATAGTAGATAAATTTCGGGCTCAACAAGGTAGGCGACCCAGTGTGGATGTGTTGCATCCGGACTTGCAAATACATATTCATATTCAAAAAAACGATGTAATTATTTCATTAGATAGCTCTGGTGAGTCGTTACACCATCGCGGATATCGTTCAGCGACCAATATTGCTCCGATTAACGAGGTTTTGGCGGCGGGTATGCTTATGATGAGTGGCTGGGAAGGGCAATGTGATTTTCTAGACCCGATGTGTGGGAGCGGAACACTACTTATTGAAGCAGCGATGATAGCTTGTAATATTCCAGCTAATATTCATAGAAAAGAATTTGCCTTTGAAAAATGGAAAGATTTTGATGCTGATTTGTTTGATACGATTTTTGAGAGTTGCCTTAAAAAAACAAAAGAATTTCACTATCAGATTTTAGGATACGACAAGGCACCTTCGGCGGTGGTTAAAGCTAAGGATAATTTGAAGAATGCCAGTCTTTCTGATTATATAGAGGTAGTACAAAAGAACTTTTTTGAAACCCAAAAACAAGATAAACAAAGAAAGTTACATATGGTTTTTAATCCGCCTTATGGAGAACGTTTGCAAGTAGATATCCCTAAATTCTACGAAACACTTGGCAATACTTTGAAAAATGGTTACCCTAACACGGATGCTTGGTTTATTACTTCTAATTTGGAAGCGATCAAATATGTTGGGCTTCGTCCCTCACGTAAGATAAAACTCTTTAATGGAAAGTTGGAAAGTCGCTTTTTGAATTACAAAATGTATGAAGGAGCTAAAAATAAGAACCGATTTTAA
- a CDS encoding ZIP family metal transporter — protein MNYILPFSAVVIGFLLAVFFKPKENKYVKLLLSFSGAYLLGLTVFTLLPEVYHLHGEHNHNALKHTGTFILLGILLQIVLEFFSQGAEHGHIHTHSHTQKSFPIALFISLSTHSLLEGFPLTHSHELVYGIFVHKLPIAFVLSAFFINTGVSKLKTAGFLFLFGLMTPLGTFLSDYVPFLANYHTELSAMVIGIFLHISTMILFESAEGHKFNSFKMMSILLGFLIAYFT, from the coding sequence ATGAATTATATTTTACCTTTTTCTGCCGTGGTTATTGGCTTTTTATTAGCCGTATTTTTCAAACCCAAAGAAAACAAATACGTAAAGCTATTACTCTCTTTTAGTGGGGCTTATCTTTTAGGACTTACCGTTTTCACGCTACTACCAGAGGTTTATCACTTACACGGCGAACACAACCATAACGCTTTAAAACACACTGGTACCTTTATCCTTTTAGGGATTTTGTTGCAAATTGTATTAGAATTTTTCTCACAAGGTGCTGAGCACGGTCACATTCACACACATTCGCATACTCAAAAATCCTTCCCTATAGCGCTTTTCATTAGTTTAAGCACTCACTCACTTTTAGAAGGATTTCCCCTAACTCACAGCCACGAATTGGTGTACGGAATTTTCGTACATAAATTACCTATTGCTTTCGTTTTGAGTGCTTTTTTCATCAATACAGGAGTCTCAAAATTAAAAACAGCTGGGTTTTTATTTCTCTTTGGGTTAATGACCCCTCTTGGAACATTTTTGAGCGATTATGTTCCGTTTTTAGCCAACTACCACACCGAACTTTCGGCAATGGTTATCGGTATTTTTCTACACATTTCAACAATGATTCTTTTTGAAAGTGCTGAAGGACATAAATTTAACAGTTTTAAAATGATGAGTATCCTTTTAGGATTTCTAATTGCTTATTTTACGTAA
- a CDS encoding DUF4268 domain-containing protein → MFSKQESKQLRETFWISFGKSFPRKWILYDTKIKDFSFKFYFDTKKAMVVLDIEDDNLENRIFYYEKLVALKNILLTDFLPQAVFEDSCILDNEKEISRISVLKENVSIHNKNTWRETMEFFYETMDKFEAFWFEYEDYIKEKEL, encoded by the coding sequence ATGTTTTCAAAACAAGAATCGAAACAATTACGAGAAACTTTTTGGATTTCCTTCGGGAAGTCTTTCCCTCGAAAATGGATACTTTACGATACGAAAATTAAAGATTTCAGCTTCAAATTTTATTTCGACACCAAAAAAGCAATGGTTGTTCTTGACATTGAAGATGATAACCTTGAAAACCGTATCTTTTACTACGAAAAATTAGTAGCTCTAAAAAACATATTATTGACGGATTTCCTCCCTCAAGCCGTTTTTGAAGATTCTTGTATTCTAGACAATGAGAAGGAAATCAGCCGAATATCTGTACTTAAAGAAAATGTTTCCATTCACAATAAAAACACTTGGCGTGAAACGATGGAATTTTTCTATGAAACGATGGATAAGTTTGAAGCTTTTTGGTTTGAATATGAAGACTATATAAAGGAAAAGGAACTATAA